Part of the Paenibacillus sp. FSL R7-0273 genome is shown below.
TAGCTGATGAAAAACAAGTTGAGAATCTGGTATCTGAAACGGTTAAACGGTTCGGTAAATTGGATATCATGTTTAATAATGCAGGTATAGGCGTTCAAAAGCCATCACACGAACTAACTGATGAAGAGTACAAACGCGTAATAGCAATTAACCAGGATGGTGTCTTCTATGGTGCGAAATATGCCATCCGTGAAATGCTGAAAACTGGCGGAGGGTCCATTATCAGTACTTCTTCAATCTTAGGTTCAGTTGGTGAACCGACTTCTATGCCGTATGCAGCAAGTAAAGGTGCTATAAACCAAATTACAAAATCACTTGCGTTGGAATATGCAGACCGCAATATTCGTGTTAACGCAGTTGCTCCGGGTTTTATCGAAAGTGGCCTTGTTAATAAAGAGGCACTGGGCGATTTCTATGACGGATTAGTGGCCAAGCATCCATTAGGCCGTTTGGGTAACCCGGAAGAAATTGCTCACGCTGTCGTATTTTTGGCCGAAAATGATTTTGTTACCGGAACAACGATTTCAGTTGATGGCGGATATCTTGCCAAGTGATTTATATAAAATAAGATAAGAGGCTCCTCACTTAGAAACTCCGCGGCTTGCGCCACGGAGTTTTTTTGTC
Proteins encoded:
- a CDS encoding SDR family NAD(P)-dependent oxidoreductase, encoding MTNLTDKVAIVTGGASGIGLATVKAFLAKGAKVVIADYNEEHGKAAEQDLKQTYSDVLFVKVNVADEKQVENLVSETVKRFGKLDIMFNNAGIGVQKPSHELTDEEYKRVIAINQDGVFYGAKYAIREMLKTGGGSIISTSSILGSVGEPTSMPYAASKGAINQITKSLALEYADRNIRVNAVAPGFIESGLVNKEALGDFYDGLVAKHPLGRLGNPEEIAHAVVFLAENDFVTGTTISVDGGYLAK